DNA sequence from the Methanolobus sp. ZRKC5 genome:
GACCAAATTCACCCTTTATAGCAGGACCACTGCAGGTAGGACACTACGATGCACTTATTATTGCCCCTTGTACTGCAAATACCGTTGCCAAAATAGTATACGGCATTGCCGACACACTTGTCACAAACGCTGTTGCACAGACTGCTAAAGGAAAAACTCCAATTTACATCCTTCCTGTGGACCAGAAGAAAGGCACTGTAAAAACAGCATCACCTGAAGGCCGCATTATGGAACTGAAAATGCGCGATGTTGATGTTTCCAACACGGAAAAGCTGGGACAGATGGAAAATATAACCCTACTCGAAAAACCAGATGATCTATACGATCTTCTTGGAATAAGTAAGGATTAAAAGAAGGTATAACCTTCCCGGAGATAAATATCAGGCAAGTTGCCAATTATATCATCCAGATTCCTGACAGACCGGAATGTAGCATATGCTGCAATGAAACTGTCCAGGGCATCTCCATCCTTATTGTCTATTATTTTTTCCCGGATCTCATCCGGGACAGTTATTCCTTTATGAAGCATTTCATCCAGGATGTGTTTCCGGGTTTGCCTCTCTTTTTCTGTCCTTCCCTTATAGCTAATGTAAAGGTCTTCACTCTTCAGTGTTGATGCCGGACATGTTTCCATAATCCATG
Encoded proteins:
- the afpA gene encoding archaeoflavoprotein AfpA, coding for MKRIAWGITGSGDLIKETYDAMVDIKQKSNIEIMVFLSKEGETVMKWYRMWNDIQRDFPNFKTGAGPNSPFIAGPLQVGHYDALIIAPCTANTVAKIVYGIADTLVTNAVAQTAKGKTPIYILPVDQKKGTVKTASPEGRIMELKMRDVDVSNTEKLGQMENITLLEKPDDLYDLLGISKD